In Zingiber officinale cultivar Zhangliang chromosome 1A, Zo_v1.1, whole genome shotgun sequence, a genomic segment contains:
- the LOC122019747 gene encoding pentatricopeptide repeat-containing protein At2g03380, mitochondrial-like, translating into MRLLRGLKANASLQNPSSSHLSKTVPPIFRTKPLNPSSQEAGSSLSLTQQLHLYLPLQPISPNPFLSLLSSCTDTLSLSKIHGFILVHGLNNHLPCQTKLFSCYASLADLESARKVFDRIPDPDLYSWKVLLRGFILNGQYREAIWYYSQMRCRFCGHDNIIFSRVLKACIELLDLDEGKKLHGHIIKVGDPDCFVLNNLIDMYAKCGDMDSSRRLFDGTQDRNAISWATVISGYAHNDCGAEALRFFNHMQRSNNELDEYTVVSLLTSCSVIGALHQGKWVHGCAIKRGMCTNPFVGSALVDMYAKRGDITDARYVFDEFKNMDAISWTAMIVGYTQRNYPQDALKLFSDKKWMVLVPNSVTISSILSAAAQLRDMKLGSSIHSLGLKLGVEKCLVVMNALIDMYAKCCMLFEANSIFKGVHCKDIVTWNAMVAGHSQNHQGVEALSLFNTMRSEGCSPDAVTVVCAISSCISLGDFLLGSCFHAYSIMFGFLTNIHVGTALLNFYNKYGDVKLANRIFHEMIERNTVTWCAMLGGYGMQGDYAGSVDIFKKMLKEDLQPNDATFTTILSLCSHTGMVDAGREYFNSMSEHYKIAPSMKHYACMVDMLARAGRLEEAQEFIDRMPIQADTNVWGALLHGCRMHWRFELGEVVVRRMMTLLPNRPDYYVLMSNLYASEGRWDEALKVRKLMEEMGLVKQPGCSSFGIENQFNTTVMKGSHV; encoded by the coding sequence ATGAGATTACTCCGCGGTCTCAAGGCAAACGCATCACTCCAAAACCCTTCCTCCTCCCATCTCTCCAAAACCGTTCCTCCAATCTTTCGTACTAAACCCTTAAACCCATCAAGCCAAGAAGCAGGATCTTCCCTTTCTCTCACCCAACAACTCCATTTATATCTTCCCCTTCAACCCATCTCGCCAAATCCATTTCTTTCCCTGTTGTCTTCCTGCACTGACACCCTTTCCCTCAGTAAAATCCACGGCTTCATCCTCGTCCATGGACTCAACAATCATCTCCCATGCCAAACCAAATTATTCAGCTGTTATGCATCCTTGGCAGATCTCGAGTCCGCCCGCAAGGTGTTTGACAGAATTCCAGACCCAGATCTTTATTCCTGGAAAGTATTGCTTAGAGGCTTCATCTTGAATGGGCAATACAGAGAAGCTATTTGGTATTATTCACAAATGAGATGTCGGTTTTGCGGgcatgataatatcatcttctccCGTGTCCTGAAGGCCTGCATTGAATTGCTCGATCTTGATGAAGGAAAGAAGCTGCATGGCCACATCATCAAAGTCGGGGATCCAGACTGTTTTGTGCTCAACAATCTCATTGACATGTATGCAAAATGCGGTGATATGGATTCTTCTAGAAGACTGTTTGATGGAACTCAGGATAGAAATGCGATTTCTTGGGCTACTGTGATATCAGGATATGCTCACAATGACTGTGGCGCTGAAGCATTAAGATTCTTCAATCACATGCAACGATCTAATAATGAACTTGATGAGTACACAGTGGTGAGCTTATTGACTTCATGTTCAGTGATAGGTGCTTTACATCAAGGAAAATGGGTGCATGGTTGTGCAATAAAGCGCGGAATGTGTACAAACCCCTTTGTAGGTAGTGCGCTAGTAGACATGTATGCCAAGCGTGGGGACATTACAGATGCCCGTTATGTGTTTGATGAGTTTAAGAATATGGATGCCATCTCATGGACTGCAATGATTGTTGGGTACACACAAAGAAACTATCCTCAAGATGCATTGAAGCTATTTTCTGATAAAAAATGGATGGTTCTAGTTCCTAACTCAGTGACCATATCCAGTATTCTATCTGCTGCTGCACAATTGAGGGACATGAAGTTGGGTAGTTCAATTCATTCACTAGGGTTGAAATTAGGAGTAGAAAAGTGCTTGGTGGTGATGAATGCCCTCATTGATATGTACGCAAAATGTTGTATGCTTTTTGAAGCTAATTCTATATTCAAAGGAGTCCATTGCAAGGATATTGTTACTTGGAATGCAATGGTTGCAGGGCACTCTCAGAATCATCAAGGTGTAGAAGCGTTATCTCTATTCAACACAATGAGGTCAGAGGGATGTTCACCAGATGCTGTTACGGTTGTCTGTGCTATCTCATCTTGTATCTCTTTGGGGGACTTCCTCCTCGGTAGTTGTTTCCATGCCTATTCCATCATGTTTGGGTTTCTTACAAATATTCATGTTGGTACTGCACTTCTCAATTTCTACAACAAGTATGGTGATGTGAAGTTGGCTAATAGAATCTTCCATGAGATGATAGAAAGGAATACTGTGACATGGTGTGCGATGTTGGGTGGATATGGAATGCAAGGTGATTATGCTGGCTCTGTTGATATTTTCAAGAAAATGTTGAAGGAAGACTTGCAACCCAACGATGCAACCTTCACTACCATTCTTTCGCTTTGTAGCCACACTGGGATGGTTGATGCAGGACGAGAGTATTTCAATAGTATGTCTGAGCATTATAAGATAGCTCCCTCAATGAAGCACTATGCATGCATGGTTGACATGCTTGCTCGGGCTGGAAGATTAGAGGAAGCACAGGAATTCATAGATAGGATGCCAATACAAGCTGACACTAATGTCTGGGGAGCTTTGCTTCATGGTTGCAGAATGCATTGGAGGTTTGAACTTGGTGAAGTTGTAGTAAGGAGGATGATGACTTTGCTTCCAAATAGGCCAGATTACTATGTGCTCATGTCGAATTTGTATGCTTCAGAAGGGAGGTGGGATGAAGCCCTTAAAGTGAGGAAACTGATGGAGGAGATGGGTCTGGTGAAGCAACCAGGATGTAGCTCCTTCGGAATTGAGAACCAGTTCAATACTACTGTCATGAAGGGCTCACATGTATGA